The following are encoded together in the Piscirickettsia litoralis genome:
- a CDS encoding LexA family transcriptional regulator has product MKDFYLQDDLAVYQRCREPKKLTPLEEQKNERLRFMRKCGRKLTLREIAKEWKVSSATARDFLEENQCIYSKREQLGSGVRRKQIKPSKYTRTLISLPIVGKVTLH; this is encoded by the coding sequence ATGAAAGACTTTTATTTACAGGATGATTTAGCAGTTTATCAACGCTGTAGAGAACCAAAAAAGCTAACTCCGTTAGAAGAGCAAAAAAATGAACGTTTACGATTTATGCGTAAATGTGGACGTAAATTAACGCTGCGTGAAATCGCTAAAGAGTGGAAAGTATCAAGCGCCACAGCTCGGGATTTTTTAGAAGAGAACCAGTGCATTTATTCAAAAAGAGAGCAGTTAGGAAGTGGTGTCAGGCGTAAGCAGATTAAACCGTCAAAGTATACGCGCACATTAATTAGTTTGCCCATTGTTGGCAAAGTTACGCTTCATTAG